One segment of Candidatus Nanopelagicales bacterium DNA contains the following:
- a CDS encoding DUF3043 domain-containing protein gives MFGNKSESAQTPASSTEESASGKGRPTPSRKDAEAARKIRAKVPNNPKEAKKAARDRARQDRERSRQGMMAGDQRYLQARDQGPGKAFTRDFVDSRFALAEYFIVVAVAVLVLGFVPVTAIQFWVTIIFFAFTAIMVIDVIIMVVLLNKAATKALPNPADRKGLTLYAILRVMQFRRLRLPPARVRRGGAPK, from the coding sequence ATGTTTGGAAACAAATCAGAATCTGCACAAACTCCGGCTTCGAGTACGGAAGAGTCCGCCAGCGGTAAAGGCCGACCAACTCCAAGCCGCAAGGATGCAGAAGCGGCTCGCAAGATTCGCGCCAAGGTTCCCAACAATCCCAAGGAAGCCAAGAAGGCTGCACGCGATCGCGCCCGCCAAGATCGCGAACGCTCACGTCAAGGAATGATGGCGGGCGATCAGCGCTACTTGCAGGCACGCGACCAAGGGCCAGGCAAGGCCTTTACCCGCGACTTTGTAGATTCACGATTTGCGCTGGCTGAGTACTTCATCGTTGTTGCAGTTGCAGTGCTCGTTCTTGGTTTCGTGCCAGTTACAGCAATTCAATTTTGGGTCACCATCATCTTCTTTGCCTTTACAGCAATTATGGTCATCGACGTCATCATCATGGTGGTCTTGCTCAACAAAGCAGCAACGAAAGCCTTGCCAAATCCTGCTGACCGTAAGGGGCTAACTCTCTACGCGATTTTGCGCGTGATGCAGTTCCGTCGCTTACGCCTTCCACCTGCACGCGTTCGTCGCGGTGGCGCACCTAAGTAA
- a CDS encoding iron-sulfur cluster assembly accessory protein, producing MTTDVTIEAPTTDGIVLTETAASKVKALLESEGRDDLALRVAVQPGGCSGLRYQLFFDDRKLDGDVNKDFEGVAVVTDRMSAPYLNGATIDFVDTIEKQGFTIDNPNASGSCACGDSFS from the coding sequence ATGACCACTGACGTCACCATTGAGGCGCCAACGACTGACGGCATCGTGCTCACTGAGACCGCTGCATCGAAGGTCAAGGCCCTTCTTGAATCCGAAGGTCGCGATGACCTTGCACTGCGCGTTGCCGTGCAGCCAGGTGGATGCTCAGGACTTCGCTACCAACTCTTCTTTGATGACCGCAAGCTTGATGGCGATGTCAACAAGGATTTCGAAGGCGTTGCCGTGGTCACTGACCGCATGAGCGCTCCGTACCTCAATGGTGCAACCATCGACTTCGTTGACACCATCGAGAAGCAGGGCTTCACGATCGACAATCCAAATGCCAGCGGTTCCTGTGCATGCGGCGATTCATTCAGCTAA
- the nadA gene encoding quinolinate synthase NadA — translation MSGLTTQLHIPFPFLATNVDNMQMTELGLEPKPTPLALLLLGRDADPDSEKGVECPGSLPQASDPDLVARAGAAKARLGNRVFILGHHYQRNEVIDFADVTGDSFKLAQQAAAHPEAEYIVFCGVHFMAESADILTSASQAVVLPDMAAGCSMADMAAINQVEACWKTLQEAGIADVTVPITYMNSTAAIKAFTGRNGGAVCTSSNAKRSLEWAFEQGEKVLFLPDQHLGRNTAVMDLGFSLEDCVIFNPLLPNGGVSAEELRAAKMILWRGHCSVHARFTAKAIADVRAQVPGVNVIVHPECAYEVVANADVVGSTEAIIATIAAAEPGTAWAVGTELNLVKRLAQDNPDKQIVFLDHSVCFCATMNRIDLPHLVWALESLADGNLVNQIIVDPDTAHWAKVALDRMLALPGPSTVRD, via the coding sequence ATGTCAGGTCTAACAACCCAACTTCACATCCCATTCCCATTTTTGGCAACGAATGTGGACAATATGCAGATGACCGAACTCGGGCTCGAGCCCAAGCCAACGCCTTTGGCACTGCTTCTCCTTGGCCGCGATGCGGATCCTGACAGCGAAAAAGGCGTGGAATGTCCAGGTTCACTCCCCCAAGCCTCTGATCCAGACCTGGTGGCGCGAGCTGGCGCCGCTAAAGCAAGGTTAGGTAATCGGGTCTTTATTTTGGGTCACCACTACCAGCGCAATGAAGTCATCGATTTCGCTGACGTAACCGGAGACTCCTTCAAGTTAGCTCAACAGGCCGCGGCACATCCCGAAGCTGAATACATCGTGTTTTGTGGTGTGCACTTCATGGCCGAAAGCGCCGATATCCTCACCTCAGCCTCACAAGCCGTGGTCCTGCCCGACATGGCCGCCGGATGCTCAATGGCAGATATGGCAGCAATCAACCAGGTCGAAGCCTGTTGGAAGACCTTGCAAGAAGCAGGCATTGCAGATGTCACCGTGCCCATCACCTACATGAACTCAACTGCCGCTATCAAGGCATTCACCGGGCGTAACGGCGGCGCTGTTTGTACATCGAGCAACGCAAAGCGCAGCCTTGAATGGGCCTTTGAACAGGGCGAGAAAGTGTTGTTCCTTCCAGACCAGCACTTAGGACGCAACACCGCAGTTATGGACTTGGGTTTTAGCCTTGAAGACTGCGTCATCTTCAATCCACTTCTACCCAACGGTGGCGTGAGTGCCGAAGAACTTCGCGCAGCCAAAATGATTTTGTGGCGTGGCCACTGCTCGGTTCATGCACGGTTCACTGCCAAGGCAATTGCCGATGTTCGAGCACAAGTGCCTGGTGTGAACGTGATCGTGCATCCAGAATGCGCCTATGAAGTGGTCGCAAACGCCGACGTCGTCGGTTCCACTGAGGCCATCATTGCCACAATTGCAGCGGCTGAACCTGGCACTGCGTGGGCGGTTGGCACTGAACTGAACTTGGTGAAGCGATTGGCTCAAGACAATCCAGACAAGCAGATCGTGTTCCTTGATCACTCCGTGTGTTTCTGCGCAACTATGAACCGCATAGATCTTCCGCACCTGGTGTGGGCCCTTGAATCCTTAGCCGATGGCAACTTGGTCAACCAGATCATCGTTGACCCCGATACCGCTCATTGGGCCAAAGTTGCCCTTGATCGCATGCTTGCCCTTCCCGGCCCGTCAACTGTGCGTGACTAA